A part of Mycolicibacterium sp. TUM20985 genomic DNA contains:
- a CDS encoding UDP-N-acetylmuramate dehydrogenase — MASSEIGGVAVEVSVPLSPLTTLRIGPVSRRFVTCDTTEKVVDVLRELPADDPAERTLILGGGSNVVIADDLHDLTVVRVANTEITVSDDVVRAEAGASWDDVVVTSLAYGLGGLECLSGIPGSTGATPVQNVGAYGVEVADVIKRVRLLDRRTGEVRWVAPDELGFGYRTSVLKNSSRAVVLEVEFALDPSDRSAPIRYGELARALGVEPGSQAEPTRVREAVLALRTRKGMVLAEGDPDTWSVGSFFTNPVVSAAEFERLRADVEGPVPNYPAPEGVKLAAGWLVEHAGFGRGYPGDGAAARLSTKHALALTNRGSATAEDLLSLARTVRDGVRRTFGIELTPEPILVGCAL, encoded by the coding sequence GTGGCCAGTTCGGAGATCGGGGGCGTTGCGGTCGAAGTGTCCGTGCCGCTGTCCCCGCTGACCACGTTGCGGATCGGACCCGTCTCCCGTCGATTCGTCACGTGCGACACCACCGAGAAAGTGGTCGACGTGCTGCGCGAGCTGCCCGCCGACGATCCCGCCGAACGCACGCTGATCCTGGGCGGGGGGTCGAACGTGGTGATCGCCGACGACCTCCATGATCTGACCGTCGTGCGCGTCGCCAACACCGAGATCACCGTGTCCGATGACGTCGTCCGCGCCGAGGCTGGCGCATCGTGGGACGACGTGGTCGTCACGTCGTTGGCGTACGGGCTCGGCGGGCTGGAGTGCCTGTCGGGAATCCCGGGTTCGACGGGCGCCACGCCCGTCCAGAACGTCGGCGCCTACGGCGTCGAGGTGGCCGACGTCATCAAGCGCGTACGCCTGCTGGACCGTCGCACCGGCGAGGTGCGCTGGGTGGCGCCCGACGAGCTGGGCTTCGGCTATCGCACCAGCGTGTTGAAGAACTCGTCACGCGCGGTGGTGCTGGAGGTGGAGTTCGCTCTGGATCCCAGCGACCGCAGCGCGCCGATCCGGTATGGCGAGCTGGCGAGGGCCCTCGGCGTCGAACCCGGATCGCAGGCGGAGCCGACCCGCGTCCGTGAGGCGGTGCTGGCGCTGCGGACCCGCAAGGGCATGGTCCTTGCCGAGGGTGACCCCGATACCTGGAGCGTGGGCTCGTTCTTCACCAACCCGGTGGTCTCCGCGGCGGAGTTCGAGCGGCTGCGGGCGGACGTCGAGGGCCCCGTGCCGAACTACCCGGCGCCCGAGGGCGTCAAGTTGGCCGCCGGTTGGCTGGTCGAGCACGCCGGGTTCGGTCGGGGCTATCCGGGCGATGGCGCGGCCGCGCGCCTATCGACGAAGCATGCGTTGGCGCTGACCAACCGCGGCTCGGCTACCGCCGAGGACCTGTTGTCGCTGGCCAGGACGGTTCGCGACGGGGTCCGGCGCACCTTCGGGATAGAGCTCACACCCGAACCGATTCTGGTTGGCTGCGCACTCTAG
- a CDS encoding DUF2505 domain-containing protein, which yields MPRSFDMATEYDGSVEQILRAFADERYWLERLTQSGADETTLDSIVADAVGGVDVITTQTLLAERLPGVVTQFHRGDLSFVREETWVPAGNGRATAVVKGSIPGAPAKLSGTAMLSSAGRGARLEFTATVEVRIPLVGGKVESFVGTQLLELLTAEQNFTTAWIRENA from the coding sequence ATGCCGCGTTCCTTCGACATGGCGACCGAGTACGACGGCAGCGTCGAGCAGATCCTCCGAGCCTTCGCTGACGAACGGTATTGGCTCGAACGGCTGACCCAGTCCGGCGCCGACGAGACGACGTTGGACTCGATCGTCGCCGACGCCGTAGGCGGGGTCGATGTCATCACCACCCAGACGCTGCTGGCCGAGCGGCTTCCCGGCGTCGTCACCCAATTCCATCGTGGTGACTTGAGTTTCGTGCGCGAGGAGACGTGGGTCCCGGCCGGGAACGGACGCGCCACCGCCGTGGTGAAGGGTTCCATTCCCGGTGCGCCGGCGAAACTTTCCGGCACTGCGATGCTGTCGTCTGCAGGCCGCGGAGCCCGGCTCGAGTTCACGGCCACCGTCGAGGTCCGCATCCCGTTGGTCGGCGGCAAGGTGGAGAGCTTCGTCGGTACTCAACTGCTCGAACTGCTGACGGCCGAACAGAACTTCACCACGGCGTGGATCAGGGAGAACGCCTGA
- a CDS encoding class I SAM-dependent methyltransferase, with amino-acid sequence MAPVGQLTRGTTGYNRLRRSDRWLVHAPRVRAALLSAAEPLVVDLGYGALPVTTLELAARLRAVRPDVRVVGLEIHPERVRAARAAVDQSRPEAVEFGLGGFELAGLQPLLVRAFNVLRQYHVDDVADAWTRMRARLAPGGLIVDGTCDELGRRCCWVLLDATGPVSLTLACDPFAIETPSDLAERLPKVLIHHNVPGQPIHSLLTAADRAWAASAGHGVFGPRVRWRAMLEALAADGYPVEPPRRRLRDGVLSVPWSAVAPH; translated from the coding sequence ATGGCGCCAGTGGGGCAGCTGACGCGCGGCACGACCGGTTACAACCGGTTGCGGCGCAGCGACCGCTGGTTGGTGCATGCCCCCCGGGTGCGGGCGGCGCTGCTCTCAGCCGCCGAGCCGCTGGTCGTCGATCTGGGCTACGGCGCTCTCCCCGTCACCACGCTGGAACTGGCGGCGCGGCTGCGCGCCGTGCGACCCGACGTGCGGGTCGTCGGCCTGGAGATCCATCCCGAGCGCGTGCGCGCGGCCCGCGCAGCCGTGGACCAGTCCCGGCCCGAGGCCGTCGAATTCGGGCTCGGCGGGTTCGAACTGGCTGGGCTGCAACCACTTCTGGTGCGAGCGTTCAACGTGCTCCGCCAATATCACGTCGACGACGTGGCAGACGCGTGGACACGGATGAGGGCGCGGCTGGCACCCGGCGGGCTCATCGTCGACGGCACCTGCGACGAGCTGGGCCGGCGCTGCTGCTGGGTGCTGCTGGACGCCACGGGGCCGGTGAGCCTGACCCTGGCCTGCGACCCGTTCGCGATCGAGACGCCGTCGGATCTCGCCGAGCGGCTGCCCAAGGTGCTGATTCACCACAACGTGCCGGGACAACCGATCCACAGCCTGCTGACCGCCGCCGACCGGGCCTGGGCGGCGTCCGCCGGGCACGGGGTGTTCGGACCGCGGGTCCGCTGGCGGGCGATGCTGGAGGCGCTGGCCGCCGACGGGTACCCCGTCGAGCCGCCGCGCCGCCGCCTCCGCGACGGCGTCCTGTCCGTTCCGTGGTCGGCGGTCGCCCCGCACTAG
- a CDS encoding carbon-nitrogen hydrolase family protein codes for MRIALAQIQSGTDPSANLGLVEEYTRRAAEAGATMVLFPEATMCRFGVPLKPVAEPLDGPWASGVRAIAEAAGIVVVAGMFCPSGDGRVTNTLVAAGRGIDAHYHKIHLYDAFGFTESRTVAPGSEPTMINVDGIDVGLTTCYDIRFPELFVDLAQRGARIITVHASWGSGPGKLEQWTLLARARALDATSIVAAVGQAHPSDDEVAAVGPTGIGGSLVCSPTGDPLAVAGADPQLLVLDVDLDTVDEARKAIAVLRNRTGFAQSGRAQSQA; via the coding sequence ATGCGGATTGCCCTAGCGCAGATCCAGAGCGGCACCGACCCCTCGGCCAATCTCGGCCTCGTCGAGGAGTACACCCGGCGCGCGGCGGAGGCAGGCGCCACGATGGTGTTGTTCCCCGAGGCCACGATGTGCCGGTTCGGGGTGCCGCTGAAACCGGTCGCCGAACCGCTCGATGGTCCGTGGGCGTCGGGGGTGCGGGCGATCGCCGAGGCGGCCGGCATCGTCGTCGTGGCGGGCATGTTCTGCCCCAGTGGCGACGGTCGCGTCACCAACACCCTGGTCGCCGCGGGCCGGGGCATCGATGCGCACTACCACAAGATCCATCTCTACGACGCCTTCGGTTTTACTGAATCACGCACCGTCGCACCGGGTTCGGAGCCGACGATGATCAACGTCGACGGTATCGACGTCGGCTTGACCACCTGCTACGACATCCGGTTCCCCGAACTCTTCGTCGATCTCGCCCAGCGCGGCGCCCGCATCATCACCGTGCACGCCTCGTGGGGGTCCGGACCGGGCAAGCTCGAGCAGTGGACGCTGCTGGCCCGGGCTCGCGCGCTCGACGCCACCAGCATCGTCGCTGCCGTCGGCCAGGCCCATCCGAGTGACGACGAGGTCGCCGCCGTCGGCCCGACCGGTATCGGCGGCAGCCTGGTGTGCTCCCCCACCGGAGATCCCCTCGCCGTCGCCGGAGCCGATCCGCAGCTTTTGGTGCTCGACGTCGACCTCGATACCGTCGACGAGGCTCGCAAGGCCATCGCCGTGCTCCGCAACCGCACCGGGTTCGCTCAGTCCGGTAGGGCACAATCGCAGGCGTGA
- a CDS encoding LmeA family phospholipid-binding protein has product MTDPSDPWARQGQQPPQPYQPQPGYPAGPQYAGPPPQGYPPQGPPPTGASGEPTAPTEPTEGRLKRLVRDPLSIVLIFVIVLALGAAGLIGGEIYARNRAASVVEGTLKCVLQDDVTVSFGALPPFLWQHATKHYENITITSAGNQIRDLKGMKADIQLDDVRPASDPSSQGTLGSINVTATWSTDGMKQTVQNAIPLLGGLVSGVTTNAADGTVDIQGPLGSIVAKPQIVDNELSLQVQQLTGLGFTLPREAVQPALDAVSSQLTKNSPLALQVDGVEVTDTGVITTLSAQNATIPGGDEQPCVTGL; this is encoded by the coding sequence GTGACCGACCCCTCCGATCCCTGGGCCCGCCAAGGCCAACAGCCCCCTCAGCCGTACCAGCCCCAGCCGGGATACCCGGCCGGACCGCAGTACGCGGGGCCGCCACCGCAGGGATATCCGCCGCAGGGGCCGCCTCCGACCGGGGCGTCCGGCGAGCCGACGGCGCCGACGGAGCCGACCGAGGGCAGGCTCAAGCGCCTGGTCCGCGATCCGCTGTCGATCGTGTTGATCTTCGTGATCGTGCTCGCTCTCGGTGCGGCCGGCCTGATCGGCGGCGAGATCTACGCCCGCAACCGCGCGGCCTCGGTCGTAGAAGGCACCCTGAAGTGCGTCCTCCAGGACGACGTCACCGTGTCCTTCGGTGCGCTCCCGCCGTTCTTGTGGCAGCACGCGACGAAGCACTACGAGAACATCACGATCACGTCCGCGGGAAATCAGATCCGCGACCTGAAGGGCATGAAGGCCGACATCCAGCTCGATGACGTTCGCCCGGCGAGCGACCCCAGCTCGCAGGGCACCCTCGGGTCGATCAACGTCACGGCCACCTGGTCGACCGACGGCATGAAGCAAACCGTTCAGAACGCCATTCCCTTGCTCGGCGGCCTCGTCAGCGGCGTCACCACGAACGCCGCAGACGGCACCGTCGACATCCAGGGCCCGCTTGGCAGCATCGTCGCCAAACCGCAGATCGTCGACAATGAACTGTCGCTTCAGGTCCAACAGTTGACCGGCTTGGGCTTCACGCTTCCGCGGGAGGCCGTGCAACCGGCGCTCGACGCGGTCAGCTCGCAGCTGACCAAGAACTCACCCCTGGCGCTGCAGGTGGACGGTGTCGAGGTCACGGACACCGGGGTGATCACCACGCTCTCGGCGCAGAACGCGACGATCCCGGGCGGCGACGAGCAGCCCTGCGTCACCGGCCTTTAG